One Cyanobium sp. Tous-M-B4 DNA segment encodes these proteins:
- a CDS encoding chlorophyll a/b-binding protein produces the protein MNRDRRPAASPDAASPDKEGFLYEPVERFGESMTSPKPWNKAALAGVELLNGRVAMLGFAAAIAGELLTGKGMVGQLAAMLHWYLG, from the coding sequence ATGAATCGCGACAGGCGTCCTGCAGCTTCACCAGATGCAGCTTCACCAGATAAAGAGGGCTTTCTCTACGAGCCGGTCGAACGGTTTGGCGAGAGCATGACCAGTCCCAAACCCTGGAACAAGGCTGCCCTTGCCGGGGTGGAATTATTAAATGGTCGGGTGGCCATGCTTGGCTTTGCCGCAGCAATCGCCGGCGAGCTTCTCACCGGCAAGGGCATGGTGGGCCAGCTGGCTGCCATGTTGCATTGGTATTTGGGCTGA
- the glmU gene encoding bifunctional UDP-N-acetylglucosamine diphosphorylase/glucosamine-1-phosphate N-acetyltransferase GlmU: MLAVAVLAAGKGTRMKSALPKVLQPLAGATLVERVLASCEQLQPERRLLIVGHQAERVEQQLQGLSGLEFVLQQPQNGTGHAVQQLLEPLKDFSGDLLVLNGDVPLLRPETLATLLEQHRSSGAAVTLLTARLDDPSGYGRVFADANGSVSAIVEHRDCNDHQRLNDLTNAGIYCFNWAKLAEVLPKLTTDNDQGELYLTDTVALLRPAMHREVADADEIAGINDRLQLSQCEAALQERLKRHWMAEGVSFVDPASCTLSEDCRFGQDVVVEPQCHFRGSSSIGDGCRIGPGCLIEDSSLGAGVTVLYSVLRQVQVGEHCAIGPFAQLRPGTSLAKHCHIGNFVEVKNSSLADGVKVNHLSYIGDADLGAGVNVGAGTITANYDGVRKHRTVVGAGSKTGANSVLVAPLTLGENVTVGAGSTITKDVPAGSLALGRARQLVKENWSTQLNQPSPPAP; the protein is encoded by the coding sequence ATGCTCGCCGTCGCCGTATTGGCCGCAGGGAAGGGCACCCGCATGAAGAGCGCCCTGCCCAAGGTGCTCCAGCCCCTAGCCGGTGCCACCCTGGTGGAGCGGGTACTGGCCAGCTGCGAGCAGCTTCAGCCAGAGCGGCGCCTGCTGATCGTTGGCCACCAGGCCGAGCGGGTGGAGCAGCAGCTGCAGGGCCTAAGCGGCCTGGAATTCGTGTTGCAGCAGCCACAGAACGGCACTGGCCACGCCGTGCAGCAGCTGCTCGAGCCGCTAAAAGACTTCAGCGGCGATCTGCTGGTACTCAATGGCGACGTGCCGTTGCTACGCCCCGAAACCCTTGCGACCCTGCTGGAGCAACACCGCAGCAGTGGCGCTGCCGTGACCCTGCTGACAGCCAGGCTGGACGATCCCAGTGGTTACGGGCGAGTGTTTGCCGATGCCAACGGCTCAGTTAGCGCAATCGTGGAGCACCGCGACTGCAACGACCACCAGCGTCTCAACGACCTCACCAACGCCGGTATCTACTGCTTCAACTGGGCCAAGTTGGCCGAGGTGCTGCCCAAGCTCACCACCGACAACGACCAAGGCGAGCTTTACCTCACCGACACGGTGGCCCTGCTCCGACCGGCCATGCACCGAGAGGTGGCCGATGCCGACGAAATTGCCGGTATCAACGACCGGCTCCAGCTCAGCCAATGCGAGGCGGCACTGCAGGAACGGCTAAAGCGCCACTGGATGGCTGAGGGTGTCAGCTTTGTCGATCCAGCTAGCTGCACCCTCAGCGAGGACTGCCGCTTTGGCCAGGATGTTGTCGTTGAACCCCAATGCCACTTCCGAGGCAGCAGCTCCATCGGCGATGGCTGCCGCATCGGGCCCGGCTGCTTGATCGAAGACAGCAGTTTGGGAGCAGGTGTGACCGTGCTCTATTCAGTGCTGCGCCAGGTGCAGGTGGGTGAGCACTGCGCCATTGGCCCCTTCGCCCAGCTACGCCCCGGCACCTCATTGGCGAAGCACTGTCACATCGGCAATTTTGTGGAAGTGAAAAACAGCAGTCTTGCCGATGGCGTGAAAGTAAACCATCTCAGCTATATCGGCGACGCAGATCTGGGAGCTGGCGTCAACGTGGGAGCAGGCACAATCACCGCCAACTACGACGGCGTGCGCAAGCACCGCACCGTGGTGGGCGCCGGCAGCAAAACCGGGGCAAATTCTGTGCTGGTGGCACCACTGACCCTGGGCGAAAACGTCACCGTTGGTGCCGGCTCGACGATCACCAAGGACGTGCCGGCCGGGTCGCTCGCCTTGGGCCGTGCTCGCCAGCTCGTCAAGGAAAACTGGTCCACCCAGTTAAACCAGCCAAGCCCTCCAGCCCCATAG